The Micropterus dolomieu isolate WLL.071019.BEF.003 ecotype Adirondacks linkage group LG22, ASM2129224v1, whole genome shotgun sequence genome contains a region encoding:
- the LOC123961520 gene encoding tryptophan 5-hydroxylase 2-like translates to MASSHVLKDGPEPVPRMQPAMMMFSSKYWSRRGLSLDSAMFDQQQQRHTGGQMSRRPSFCPISETPDKESAEDSGKTAVVFSLKNEVGCLVRALRLFQVRPSFLFPVSYFLFHLQG, encoded by the exons ATGGCCTCGTCCCACGTGCTGAAGGACGGCCCGGAGCCGGTTCCCAGGATGCAGCCCGCCATGATGATGTTCTCCAGCAAGTACTGGTCCAGGAGGGGGCTGTCTCTGGACTCGGCCATGTttgaccagcagcagcagcgccacACCGGGGGGCAGATG TCGAGGCGTCCGTCCTTCTGTCCCATCAGCGAGACGCCGGACAAAGAGAGCGCTGAGGATTCTGGGAAGACGGCGGTGGTGTTTTCTCTGAAGAACGAGGTGGGCTGTCTGGTCAGAGCTCTCAGACTGTTCCAGGTGAGACCAagcttcctgtttcctgtttcttaTTTCCTGTTTCACCTCCAAGGATGA
- the LOC123961829 gene encoding tryptophan 5-hydroxylase 2-like — protein sequence MFDPRTTCNQECLITTFQDVYFVSDSFEEAKEKMREFAKSIKRPFSVYYNPYTQSIDLLKDTRSIENVVQDLRSDLTTVCDALGKMNTYMGI from the exons ATGTTTGACCCGAGGACGACCTGTAACCAGGAGTGTCTCATCACCACCTTCCAGGACGTTTACTTCGTCTCCGACAGCTTCGAGGAGGCCAAGGAGAAGATGAG GGAGTTTGCGAAGTCGATCAAGAGGCCGTTCTCGGTGTACTACAACCCGTACACTCAGAGCATCGACCTGCTCAAAGACACCCGCAGCATCGAGAACGTGGTGCAGGACCTGCGCAGCGACCTCACCACCGTGTGTGACGCTCTGGGGAAGATGAACACCTACATGGGCATCTGA